A window from Thioclava sp. GXIMD2076 encodes these proteins:
- a CDS encoding sugar phosphate isomerase/epimerase, which yields MTSPLLSFQLYTARASDSLDTQLAELAAMGITNVEPFGELYADLDGLHSILAQHNMTALSGHFDLEMLEAEPARAIEIARRLGMKTIIAPWLEPEDRPVDLAGWQALAARLLAVGDQMRAGGFIFAWHNHEFEFEPLPCGTMPIEVIMNEAGCALELDVAWVVRAGGDPLMWIERYAERIIAVHVKDIAPEGQNLDQDGWTNVGQGIVDWPAVWAMLPKTGASLAILEHDEPKDWLDFATQSSAAVRQLDGVAV from the coding sequence ATGACTTCTCCGCTTCTTTCGTTCCAGCTCTATACCGCCCGCGCGTCTGACTCACTCGACACCCAGCTTGCCGAACTGGCAGCTATGGGGATCACCAATGTCGAGCCTTTTGGCGAGCTTTATGCAGATCTGGACGGGCTGCATTCCATTCTAGCTCAGCACAACATGACAGCACTTAGCGGGCATTTCGACCTCGAGATGCTCGAAGCAGAACCTGCCCGTGCCATCGAGATCGCCCGTCGATTGGGGATGAAAACCATTATCGCGCCTTGGCTCGAGCCCGAAGACCGCCCGGTCGACCTGGCAGGGTGGCAAGCCCTTGCAGCGCGCCTTCTTGCGGTTGGCGACCAGATGCGCGCGGGAGGCTTTATCTTTGCATGGCATAACCACGAGTTCGAATTCGAGCCTTTGCCCTGTGGCACGATGCCGATCGAAGTCATCATGAACGAGGCAGGCTGCGCGCTGGAACTCGATGTTGCATGGGTCGTGCGCGCGGGGGGGGACCCGCTCATGTGGATCGAGCGTTATGCCGAGCGCATCATTGCCGTCCACGTCAAGGATATCGCGCCCGAAGGCCAGAACCTCGATCAGGATGGCTGGACCAATGTCGGCCAAGGCATCGTCGACTGGCCTGCTGTGTGGGCCATGCTTCCCAAAACTGGCGCAAGTCTTGCAATTCTCGAACATGACGAACCGAAAGACTGGCTCGATTTCGCGACCCAAAGCTCTGCAGCCGTTCGCCAACTCGACGGAGTTGCAGTGTGA
- a CDS encoding Gfo/Idh/MocA family oxidoreductase — protein MRENTKPLRVGVIGCGNISDTYFTNGPLLQDIDYIACADLRPEAARSKAVTYGIEAMEVDALLARDDLDVILNLTIPAVHAETSLRILDAGKHVYTEKPLALSLAEVDAMEAAAAARGLRIGTAPDTFLGPAQQQARALVDAGTIGEVVTGLATVLSHGMEDWHPSPDFFYRKGGGPVLDMGPYYIASLVNMLGPVTRVQASGRIGRRTRLVTADGPLKGQSIPVETFTTLNALLSFESGAEITFLASWDVANTDLRPIELHGTKGTLRICDPNDFGGIIAQGDLVGGFTEIDTSTRAFGANNRLWLGEFPFSCYRGLGLAEMARAISEGRAHRCDTEFGRHVLEVMLAIETAAIEGRSLYINSRPKRPAAFTPEEAITFRAAQSVEVLP, from the coding sequence GTGAGAGAGAATACTAAGCCTCTGCGCGTCGGGGTAATCGGATGTGGAAATATCTCTGATACCTATTTTACAAATGGACCGCTCTTGCAAGACATCGACTACATCGCTTGCGCAGACCTGCGCCCCGAGGCGGCGCGGTCCAAAGCGGTGACATACGGCATTGAGGCAATGGAGGTCGACGCACTTCTGGCGCGTGATGACCTCGATGTCATTCTCAATCTGACCATTCCTGCCGTGCATGCCGAGACCTCCTTGCGCATCCTCGATGCGGGAAAACATGTCTATACCGAAAAGCCTCTGGCGCTTAGCCTAGCCGAGGTCGATGCGATGGAGGCCGCAGCCGCTGCGCGTGGCCTGCGGATTGGTACTGCGCCGGACACGTTCCTCGGCCCCGCGCAGCAACAAGCGCGGGCTCTCGTTGATGCGGGTACAATCGGTGAGGTGGTCACCGGTCTTGCCACCGTCCTGTCGCATGGGATGGAAGACTGGCACCCTTCGCCAGACTTCTTCTACCGCAAAGGCGGTGGTCCTGTTCTCGACATGGGCCCCTATTACATTGCGTCACTCGTCAATATGCTCGGGCCGGTCACGCGGGTTCAGGCCAGCGGACGGATCGGCCGGCGCACACGTCTGGTTACGGCCGACGGCCCTCTCAAGGGGCAGAGCATTCCTGTCGAGACCTTCACCACGCTCAATGCCCTCCTGAGCTTCGAGAGCGGCGCCGAGATTACCTTCCTCGCAAGCTGGGATGTCGCAAATACCGATCTACGCCCGATCGAGTTGCACGGCACCAAAGGCACGCTCCGGATTTGCGATCCCAATGATTTTGGCGGAATCATCGCGCAGGGCGATCTTGTAGGGGGCTTCACCGAGATAGATACATCGACCCGCGCTTTCGGGGCCAATAACCGTCTGTGGCTGGGCGAGTTTCCATTCTCCTGCTATCGCGGACTAGGGCTTGCGGAAATGGCCCGCGCGATTTCTGAAGGACGCGCACATCGCTGTGATACCGAATTCGGACGGCATGTGCTTGAGGTTATGCTCGCCATCGAGACGGCAGCCATTGAAGGACGCTCCCTCTATATCAATAGCCGTCCCAAGCGGCCCGCAGCCTTTACACCCGAGGAGGCCATAACCTTCCGTGCAGCGCAATCCGTGGAGGTGCTCCCGTGA
- a CDS encoding ABC transporter ATP-binding protein yields the protein MLDAQTTSVSIRDLRVTYGTMHVLDGLNLDIAEGEFLVLLGSSGCGKSTLLNAIAGLNTVTAGKIMISGQDVTRAEPKDRGIGMVFQSYALYPRMTVAQNMGFGLKIRGMAKAEIAERVNHTAKFLQIEHLLKRRPADLSGGQRQRVAIGRALVRKADVFLFDEPLSNLDAQLRADLRIEIKRLHQSLGNTMIYVTHDQVEAMTLADRIAVMKDGKIQQLAPPAEVYTRPANLFVAGFLGTPKMNFIEGEISSGPQGPHFTTADMSFALDRISSAPLAFTGPATLGLRPEDFVLCPEGTAGSLAAEVTLIEPLGSETIIWATTANGTQLSLRLGSAQGQHLPALGTQVFLQPDLVRASLFDTQSGQRL from the coding sequence ATGCTCGACGCTCAGACTACTTCTGTTTCGATCCGCGACTTGCGCGTGACCTATGGTACGATGCACGTACTCGACGGGCTTAATCTCGACATCGCCGAGGGCGAGTTTCTTGTGCTCCTTGGCTCTTCTGGCTGCGGGAAATCTACGCTGTTGAATGCGATAGCGGGGCTGAACACGGTAACCGCAGGCAAGATCATGATCTCCGGTCAGGATGTCACGCGCGCCGAGCCGAAAGATCGCGGTATCGGCATGGTCTTCCAGTCCTATGCGCTCTATCCGCGGATGACCGTCGCGCAGAATATGGGCTTCGGCTTAAAGATCCGTGGCATGGCCAAGGCAGAGATCGCCGAACGCGTGAACCACACTGCCAAATTCCTACAAATCGAACACCTCCTGAAACGTCGTCCCGCCGATCTGTCCGGCGGACAGCGTCAGAGGGTAGCCATCGGGCGTGCTCTAGTCCGTAAGGCGGATGTTTTCCTTTTTGATGAGCCGCTATCTAATCTCGACGCGCAACTGCGTGCAGATCTGCGCATCGAGATCAAGCGCCTTCACCAGTCGCTTGGCAATACGATGATCTATGTCACTCATGACCAGGTCGAGGCTATGACGCTTGCAGACCGCATCGCGGTGATGAAGGACGGCAAGATCCAGCAACTGGCACCTCCAGCCGAGGTCTATACCCGCCCTGCAAATCTCTTTGTTGCCGGGTTCCTCGGAACTCCCAAGATGAACTTTATTGAAGGCGAGATCTCCTCTGGACCGCAGGGACCTCATTTCACGACGGCTGACATGAGTTTTGCTCTTGATCGGATATCGAGCGCGCCTCTCGCCTTTACCGGCCCCGCAACATTAGGCCTACGCCCCGAAGATTTCGTGCTCTGTCCAGAAGGCACCGCCGGATCATTAGCGGCAGAGGTCACATTGATCGAGCCCCTTGGCTCGGAGACCATCATCTGGGCCACGACCGCCAACGGCACCCAGCTCTCGCTTCGTTTGGGCAGCGCACAAGGCCAACACTTGCCTGCTCTCGGCACGCAGGTCTTCCTCCAGCCCGATCTGGTACGTGCCTCCCTCTTCGATACCCAATCAGGCCAGCGCCTGTAA
- a CDS encoding carbohydrate ABC transporter permease: protein MEQASNTGRWGLWIFVLLSALFFLLPLYVMGVTSLKDMAEVRNSSIFALPQHPSFAAWDQAWNHACSGLHCKGLRTGFWNSVIITVPSVFFSVLLGAINGYALAFWRIRGAEVLFAIMLIGAFIPYQLFIYPLAMSFASLGLGKSLFGVVLVHVIFGMPVTTLIFRNFYSGVPDVLLDAAKIDGAGFWQIFGRIILPMSVPILVVTVILQATGIWNDYLFGLIFAGQGNQPMTVQLIGLVNTRMGEHPYNVHMAATILTALVPLAIYLLSGRWFVRGIAAGAVKG from the coding sequence ATGGAGCAGGCATCGAACACCGGCAGATGGGGGCTGTGGATCTTTGTTCTCCTCAGCGCGCTCTTTTTTCTTCTTCCTCTTTATGTGATGGGTGTGACCTCGCTGAAGGATATGGCTGAGGTCCGCAATAGCTCTATCTTTGCGCTCCCCCAGCACCCGAGCTTCGCTGCATGGGATCAGGCATGGAATCACGCCTGTTCGGGGCTTCACTGCAAGGGGTTGCGTACTGGATTCTGGAACTCGGTCATTATTACGGTCCCGAGTGTCTTCTTTTCCGTGTTGCTAGGGGCAATTAATGGCTATGCGCTGGCATTCTGGCGTATCCGCGGAGCAGAAGTACTCTTCGCTATCATGCTGATCGGCGCCTTCATTCCCTACCAGCTGTTCATCTATCCTCTCGCCATGTCTTTTGCCTCATTGGGCCTCGGGAAATCGCTCTTCGGTGTTGTCTTGGTGCATGTGATCTTCGGCATGCCGGTGACGACCCTGATTTTCCGGAACTTCTATTCGGGAGTGCCGGATGTGCTGCTCGATGCCGCCAAGATCGACGGTGCTGGATTCTGGCAGATTTTCGGGCGCATCATTCTCCCCATGTCAGTGCCGATCCTCGTCGTGACGGTCATTCTGCAAGCGACGGGCATCTGGAACGATTATCTTTTCGGTCTCATCTTTGCCGGTCAGGGCAACCAGCCGATGACGGTCCAGCTGATTGGTCTCGTTAATACACGCATGGGTGAGCATCCCTATAACGTCCACATGGCCGCGACGATCCTGACGGCCCTCGTTCCCCTTGCAATCTATCTCTTGTCCGGCCGCTGGTTCGTCCGCGGCATCGCAGCCGGCGCCGTGAAAGGATAA
- a CDS encoding Gfo/Idh/MocA family oxidoreductase has translation MSRRIRLGMVGGGAGGFIGGVHRMAARLDHRFDLVAGALSSDPARAAASALECGIAPERSYSDYRDMARKEAARPDGVEVVSIVTPNHLHVPVACAFLEAGIHVICDKPLASTYEDAQALYEVLERAGRLFVLTHNYSGYPMVRHAQELVTQNALGPLRVVQVEYAQDWLARNVERQGVKGAEWRTDVARAGLGGAIGDIGTHAYHLMRFVTGLRPESLRAELSSFVSGRSLDDDAQIMLRFEGGARGMLWASQVASGHANGLRLRVYGEKAGIEWLQEEPDRLSFRPLDGPAQTFIRGGHGIGEAATAATRIPGGHPEGYLEAFATLYREAADKILAFETGTPSPDLPGIVEGLEGMRFILAAVQSAQNDGSRVLLHSADA, from the coding sequence ATGAGCCGCCGGATCCGACTGGGTATGGTAGGGGGCGGCGCGGGCGGATTTATCGGTGGTGTCCATCGCATGGCCGCGCGCCTTGACCACCGCTTCGATCTCGTCGCAGGTGCGCTCTCATCGGACCCCGCCCGCGCGGCGGCCTCCGCCTTGGAATGTGGCATCGCTCCCGAACGCAGCTATAGCGATTATCGTGATATGGCCCGAAAGGAAGCTGCCCGTCCCGATGGTGTGGAGGTCGTGTCGATTGTTACGCCGAACCACCTGCATGTACCGGTAGCTTGCGCGTTTCTCGAAGCAGGTATCCATGTGATCTGCGACAAGCCCTTGGCCAGCACCTACGAAGATGCGCAAGCCCTATACGAGGTTCTGGAACGGGCGGGGCGCCTGTTTGTCCTGACCCATAACTATTCGGGCTATCCTATGGTGCGGCATGCACAGGAGCTGGTGACCCAGAATGCCTTAGGTCCGCTGCGCGTGGTTCAGGTTGAATATGCGCAGGACTGGCTTGCTCGCAATGTCGAGCGGCAGGGCGTGAAAGGTGCGGAATGGCGGACTGACGTGGCGCGCGCCGGTCTCGGCGGGGCGATCGGGGATATCGGCACGCATGCATACCATCTGATGCGGTTCGTGACGGGGCTGCGTCCCGAGAGCCTTCGTGCGGAGCTCAGTTCATTTGTGTCCGGACGAAGCCTCGATGATGACGCGCAGATCATGTTGCGTTTCGAAGGTGGAGCGCGCGGGATGCTTTGGGCAAGTCAGGTCGCCAGTGGACATGCGAACGGGCTCCGGCTGAGGGTCTATGGTGAAAAGGCCGGCATCGAATGGCTACAGGAAGAGCCAGACCGTCTGTCCTTCAGACCGCTGGATGGGCCTGCCCAGACATTTATCCGCGGTGGGCACGGGATCGGCGAGGCCGCTACGGCGGCGACCCGCATACCGGGCGGCCATCCTGAAGGATATCTCGAGGCGTTCGCCACGCTCTATCGCGAGGCGGCAGACAAGATCCTTGCCTTCGAGACAGGAACGCCTTCTCCGGACCTTCCAGGCATCGTCGAAGGTCTTGAAGGCATGCGCTTTATTCTCGCGGCGGTCCAATCTGCCCAGAACGATGGCAGCAGAGTGCTCCTCCACTCGGCCGACGCATAA
- a CDS encoding LacI family DNA-binding transcriptional regulator, which translates to MVSAVRPKGIVTIADVAKLAGVSNGTVSRFNHEPERVSPATRDKIQAAIETLGYSPNILARNFRTGSTGVILVLTSGIGDPFYGDVISGIGRVARSKGYTVRIEELYDGTPLSSNDLSSFISSRQADGIVVLGSPWPFRHSERDAGDASYAIVVCGETSDPELARYPRFQIDGRSAAHEMTRYLIGQGHYQIGFLGVAGATVPLVERENGYKLAMKEANIELSPDWIADAGVTIEEARRATTALLHTQKKPTAIICATDDIALAAMAEIHAQGLVVPRDICVTGFDDTRYAAIANPPLTTVAQPREQIGENAVYKLIDMMNNKPAPLREEQRQYILPHRIILRGSSQVLAGKT; encoded by the coding sequence ATGGTATCGGCGGTCCGACCAAAGGGCATTGTGACTATCGCCGATGTGGCAAAACTTGCTGGAGTTTCAAATGGAACCGTGTCGCGTTTCAATCATGAACCCGAGCGTGTGAGCCCCGCCACACGCGACAAAATACAGGCGGCCATAGAAACATTAGGATATTCCCCCAATATTCTCGCCCGCAATTTCCGGACCGGTAGCACAGGCGTGATTCTAGTCCTGACATCCGGGATTGGCGATCCGTTTTATGGCGACGTTATCAGCGGCATCGGACGTGTCGCCCGGTCCAAGGGCTACACGGTACGAATTGAGGAACTCTACGATGGAACACCGTTGAGCAGCAACGATCTAAGCAGTTTCATCTCGTCGCGCCAAGCGGATGGGATCGTCGTGCTCGGGAGCCCCTGGCCCTTCCGTCATTCTGAGCGTGACGCCGGAGACGCAAGCTATGCGATCGTGGTTTGCGGCGAAACATCCGACCCCGAACTTGCCCGCTATCCGCGTTTTCAGATCGACGGCCGTTCGGCTGCGCATGAAATGACCCGCTACTTGATCGGGCAAGGACATTACCAAATCGGATTTCTAGGGGTTGCGGGAGCGACAGTGCCTCTTGTGGAACGCGAGAACGGCTATAAGCTCGCCATGAAAGAGGCGAATATAGAATTGTCGCCTGATTGGATCGCCGACGCTGGCGTAACAATCGAAGAGGCACGTCGCGCTACGACTGCACTTTTGCACACGCAGAAGAAACCGACGGCAATCATCTGCGCAACCGATGACATCGCGCTAGCTGCGATGGCGGAAATCCACGCCCAAGGGCTGGTCGTCCCGCGCGACATCTGCGTAACAGGTTTTGATGACACCCGATATGCCGCGATTGCCAATCCGCCTCTGACCACAGTCGCGCAACCACGCGAGCAGATCGGGGAAAACGCGGTTTATAAACTCATCGACATGATGAACAACAAACCTGCACCTCTCCGAGAGGAACAACGACAGTATATCCTACCGCATCGTATTATATTACGAGGGTCTTCTCAGGTTTTGGCCGGCAAAACCTAA
- a CDS encoding MFS transporter — translation MRNKMSDISSANGFADANTSATNSAGKVLLASLIGTTIEFFDFYVYATAAVLVFPTLFFPNSDGMTALLASFATFSIAFFARPLGAIVFGHFGDRIGRKATLVAALLTMGISTVIIGLLPTYAQIGVVAPLLLALCRFGQGFGLGGEWGGAVLMATENAPEGKKNWYGMFPQLGAPVGLFLSSGLFWVLLQFMPKEQLLSWGWRIPFIASIALVVIGLWVRLSITETPAFQKAIEKNERVAVPVFELFAKHKLSIFLGTFVAMVTFVLFYIGTAYLLSYNVKVLEIPFTDALVIQLWGAVIFGLTIPCAGLLAERFGRREVLIVTTLLIAAFSFLVPVLMVANEGAILLFVTLSMILMGLTYGLIGTALAAPFPTRVRYTGSSVTFNFAGIVGASLAPYAATWLQSNYGLAYVGYYMAAAAVITLACIFAIGREKI, via the coding sequence ATAAGAAATAAAATGTCGGACATATCATCAGCCAATGGCTTCGCCGACGCGAATACCTCTGCCACCAACTCGGCGGGCAAGGTGTTGCTGGCCAGCCTGATCGGGACCACGATCGAATTCTTTGACTTCTACGTCTATGCGACCGCCGCCGTGCTGGTCTTCCCCACGCTGTTCTTCCCCAACAGCGATGGTATGACCGCCCTTCTGGCGTCTTTCGCGACCTTCTCCATCGCCTTCTTCGCGCGTCCCCTGGGCGCCATCGTCTTCGGCCATTTCGGTGACCGTATCGGGCGCAAGGCCACACTGGTCGCGGCGCTGCTGACGATGGGCATCTCGACCGTCATTATCGGTCTCCTGCCCACCTATGCGCAGATCGGCGTCGTCGCGCCACTCCTGCTGGCACTCTGCCGGTTCGGTCAGGGCTTCGGTCTGGGCGGCGAATGGGGCGGTGCCGTGCTGATGGCCACCGAGAACGCACCGGAAGGCAAGAAGAACTGGTATGGTATGTTCCCGCAACTGGGCGCACCCGTCGGGCTCTTCCTGTCCTCGGGCCTCTTCTGGGTGCTTTTGCAGTTCATGCCCAAGGAGCAGCTGCTGAGCTGGGGCTGGCGTATCCCCTTCATCGCCTCCATCGCGCTGGTGGTCATCGGCCTGTGGGTGCGTCTGTCGATCACCGAAACGCCTGCCTTCCAGAAGGCTATCGAGAAGAACGAGCGCGTGGCCGTGCCGGTATTCGAGCTGTTTGCCAAACACAAACTCTCGATCTTCCTGGGCACCTTCGTGGCTATGGTGACCTTCGTGCTGTTCTATATCGGCACCGCTTACCTTCTGTCCTACAATGTCAAGGTGCTCGAGATCCCGTTCACCGACGCGCTGGTGATCCAGCTCTGGGGCGCGGTGATCTTCGGTCTGACCATTCCCTGCGCGGGTCTGCTGGCCGAGCGGTTCGGCCGCCGCGAGGTGCTGATCGTGACGACCCTGCTGATCGCCGCCTTCTCCTTCCTCGTGCCCGTGCTGATGGTGGCCAATGAGGGAGCGATCCTGCTGTTCGTGACGCTGTCGATGATCCTGATGGGCCTGACCTACGGGCTGATCGGCACGGCTCTGGCCGCGCCCTTCCCGACCCGTGTGCGCTATACCGGCTCCTCGGTGACCTTCAACTTCGCCGGTATCGTGGGTGCCTCGCTGGCCCCCTATGCCGCGACCTGGCTGCAGTCGAATTACGGGCTGGCCTATGTGGGCTACTACATGGCCGCCGCTGCCGTGATCACGCTGGCCTGTATCTTCGCCATCGGTCGCGAGAAGATCTGA
- a CDS encoding FAD-dependent oxidoreductase, which produces MSMTSLWYATAPAGPALPQLEESLKTDVLVIGAGFQGLSTALHLAEAGTSVVLLEAHEPGEGGSGRNGGQVIPGLKDDPDTLDRLFGEDTTEFAGSTATVLFDLVERLGLDCDAERTGWIQTGDKHVLIPALRQRMSEWKARGADVDWLDAGEMAAYTGSTRFKGGWLDRRAGQIHPLKLVRALTAAALAAGVKIYARSPVTGLTRKGHWEASLPNGSTITADRVLTATNRYTTPELDPDLMRATLPANSFQIATRPLSAEELTRILPHRTPVSENRRVGTYFRIGPQNRLMLGGRGDFADPQGPARFAMIQREVEWLYGKGLEMEHYWFGAVAMTRDHRMRIFSPETGLLAATGFNGRGVALSTALGKRIAEHFLTGRTLPMPVQKTVTRMPLYGLHRVYGTLAIDYYRLRDRLDR; this is translated from the coding sequence ATGTCCATGACCTCCCTATGGTATGCCACAGCCCCCGCAGGCCCCGCCCTGCCGCAGCTGGAGGAGAGCCTGAAAACGGATGTGCTGGTGATCGGTGCAGGCTTCCAGGGTCTCTCGACCGCGCTGCATCTGGCCGAGGCCGGCACCTCCGTCGTGCTGCTCGAGGCGCATGAGCCGGGCGAGGGCGGCTCGGGGCGCAACGGGGGGCAGGTCATCCCCGGGCTCAAGGACGACCCCGACACGCTCGACCGCCTCTTTGGCGAGGACACCACCGAATTTGCCGGCTCGACGGCCACGGTTCTCTTCGATCTGGTGGAGCGCCTCGGGCTCGACTGCGATGCCGAGCGCACGGGCTGGATCCAGACCGGTGACAAACATGTGCTGATACCCGCGCTCAGACAGCGCATGTCCGAATGGAAGGCGCGCGGCGCCGATGTAGACTGGCTCGATGCGGGCGAGATGGCCGCCTATACCGGTAGCACGCGGTTCAAGGGCGGCTGGCTCGACCGCCGCGCAGGCCAGATCCATCCGCTGAAACTGGTGCGCGCGCTGACCGCTGCCGCATTGGCTGCGGGGGTGAAGATCTATGCCCGCTCGCCGGTCACCGGCCTCACGCGCAAGGGCCACTGGGAGGCCAGCCTGCCCAATGGCAGCACCATCACCGCAGACCGCGTGCTGACGGCCACCAACCGCTATACCACGCCCGAGCTGGACCCCGATCTGATGCGCGCCACCCTGCCCGCCAATAGTTTCCAGATCGCGACCCGTCCGCTCAGTGCCGAGGAACTGACCCGCATCCTGCCCCATCGCACCCCCGTCTCGGAAAACCGCCGCGTGGGCACCTATTTCCGGATCGGGCCGCAGAACCGGCTGATGCTGGGCGGGCGCGGGGATTTTGCCGATCCACAGGGCCCCGCGCGATTTGCCATGATCCAGCGCGAGGTCGAATGGCTCTATGGCAAGGGATTGGAGATGGAGCATTACTGGTTCGGCGCCGTCGCCATGACACGCGATCACCGGATGCGGATCTTTTCGCCCGAGACCGGCCTTCTGGCCGCCACTGGATTCAACGGGCGCGGGGTCGCGCTCTCGACGGCCTTGGGCAAACGGATTGCCGAGCATTTCCTGACCGGTCGCACCCTGCCGATGCCGGTGCAGAAGACGGTCACGAGAATGCCTCTCTACGGGCTGCACCGCGTCTATGGCACGCTGGCAATCGACTATTACCGCCTGCGCGACAGGCTCGACCGTTAA
- a CDS encoding ATP-binding cassette domain-containing protein, with translation MLEFENVSKSFWTGKQRKVILDRASFRVELGNSLGILAPNGTGKTTIINMMAGLEKPDEGAIRRSCRVSFPLGFMGGVVGKHTARENARFIAQLYGLDPDYVEAFCRWLCGIAEYFDMPVGTFSAGMKSRFTFSLLLALEFDIYLIDEGMPSTTDVVFNRKAGTILRDRLQNSTVIVVSHQAETLEKFCRTAAVLRDGQLYMFDTLEEAKRMYDYTT, from the coding sequence ATGCTCGAATTCGAAAATGTCAGCAAGTCCTTCTGGACGGGCAAGCAGCGCAAGGTCATCCTTGATCGCGCGAGCTTCCGTGTGGAGCTGGGCAATTCGCTCGGCATCCTCGCCCCCAACGGCACCGGCAAGACCACCATCATCAACATGATGGCAGGGCTCGAGAAACCCGATGAGGGCGCGATCCGGCGCAGCTGCCGTGTATCCTTTCCGCTGGGCTTCATGGGCGGGGTCGTCGGCAAACATACCGCCCGCGAGAATGCGCGCTTCATCGCCCAACTCTACGGGCTGGACCCCGATTACGTCGAAGCCTTCTGCCGTTGGCTCTGCGGGATCGCCGAATATTTCGATATGCCCGTCGGCACCTTCAGCGCAGGGATGAAATCCCGTTTCACCTTCTCGCTGCTCCTCGCGCTCGAATTCGACATCTATCTGATCGACGAGGGCATGCCCTCCACCACCGATGTGGTCTTCAACCGCAAGGCAGGCACCATCCTGCGCGACAGGTTGCAGAACTCCACCGTCATTGTCGTCTCGCATCAGGCCGAGACATTGGAAAAATTCTGCCGGACTGCGGCCGTTCTGCGCGATGGCCAGCTCTATATGTTCGACACTCTGGAAGAAGCGAAGCGGATGTATGACTACACAACCTAG
- a CDS encoding sugar phosphate isomerase/epimerase, with protein MKGPGLFLAQFIGAEPPFDSLTGLAQWASGLGFKGLQVPTGDPAIFDLALAASSDSYCDDVKGLLSDHGLEITELSTHIQGQLVAVHPAYDTLYDGFAPAAKRGNPAARQAWAVESLMLAAQASRRLGLDAHATFSGSLAWPYLYPWPQRPAGLIEEAFDELASRWRPILDAFDAAGVDLCYEIHPGEDLFDGYTFEMFLDRVGGHQRAKILYDPSHFVLQQLDYLGFIDRYHERIGMFHVKDAEFVPSASQGVYSGYAPWVERAGRFRSTGDGQVDFKAVFSRLAQYGFDGWAVLEWECALKHPMDGAAEGARFIADHIIRVTDRAFDDFAAAGTDAAANRRLLGLSS; from the coding sequence ATGAAAGGACCGGGCCTGTTTTTGGCGCAGTTTATCGGCGCCGAGCCGCCGTTCGACAGCCTTACCGGTCTGGCGCAATGGGCGTCTGGCCTTGGATTCAAGGGTCTGCAGGTCCCGACCGGAGATCCGGCAATCTTCGATCTGGCCCTTGCGGCCAGCTCGGACAGCTATTGTGATGATGTGAAAGGGCTGTTGTCGGATCATGGCTTGGAAATCACCGAGCTCTCGACCCATATTCAGGGCCAGCTTGTGGCAGTGCATCCTGCCTATGACACGCTTTATGATGGTTTTGCTCCTGCGGCAAAGCGTGGCAACCCCGCCGCACGGCAGGCATGGGCTGTCGAGAGCCTGATGCTGGCAGCACAGGCCAGCCGTCGGTTGGGACTAGACGCTCATGCGACATTTTCTGGTTCGTTGGCTTGGCCCTATCTCTATCCATGGCCGCAGCGTCCTGCGGGACTGATCGAGGAAGCCTTTGACGAACTCGCCTCGCGCTGGCGCCCGATCCTCGATGCGTTCGATGCTGCGGGAGTGGATCTGTGTTACGAGATCCATCCCGGAGAGGATCTTTTCGATGGTTATACGTTCGAGATGTTCCTCGACCGTGTGGGTGGGCATCAACGTGCCAAGATCCTTTACGACCCCTCCCATTTCGTCTTGCAGCAGCTTGATTATCTAGGGTTCATAGACCGCTATCACGAGCGTATCGGAATGTTCCACGTCAAGGATGCCGAGTTTGTACCGTCCGCCAGTCAGGGTGTCTATTCGGGCTATGCGCCTTGGGTCGAGAGAGCGGGCCGCTTCCGCTCGACCGGAGATGGTCAGGTCGACTTCAAAGCCGTCTTCTCGCGCCTTGCACAATATGGCTTCGACGGTTGGGCCGTGCTTGAATGGGAATGCGCCTTGAAACATCCCATGGATGGCGCCGCGGAAGGGGCGCGCTTTATCGCGGATCATATCATCCGCGTTACAGACCGCGCCTTTGATGACTTTGCGGCCGCAGGAACCGATGCCGCAGCCAACCGGCGACTATTGGGGCTTTCTTCATGA